CCCCGGCCAGTGCGGCGCCGGTTCCGTAGACCCAGCTCGCGAACGGCGCGATCCCGAACACGGCCAGCGCGGCGACCCCGTGCAGACTCGTCTCGAGGTAAACCGCCGTGTGATCGAGGAAGAAAACCCCGACACCGATCATCCCGACGACCGCTAGTGCGAGCAAGGCGACGCCGAGGCGCTCGAGGGCGTTTCGACTCATGATCCAGGTTAGCCAGATGAAGGGGAATCCGAGAAGTCCGCTGAGGATCAGTCCGCCGTTGAATATCGGGAAGGTCGGGGCGCCGTATCGACCCATGTCCGAGAGCGCTTTCCCCTGCCAGGTGAACGTCTCGGGTGGAGCGACGAGCGTCGCGAGGAGGATCGCACCCAGCGAGACGAGCGCCGCGGCGATTCCACAGTACGTCGCGATCCGCTTCTGATTAGCGGTCCCCCGGTACGTTGCGATCCGTTTCTGATTAGCCATGCCACTGATTCGAGTGTGCTTGTGTATCAAAGTGACTGTTTTGAATACTGACCGAATCGACGCGTTACGAGAGGGGGAGGACGGGTCTCGAGCGGGTGCGTCGCCGGTTGATCAGTCAGCCCCGGCAGCGGTTGCGTCGGCGTCCTCGTCGAGCTCCTCGCGGTGATCCGCGGGGAACCACGCGAGGTCGTGGTCGGCGGTGACGCGCACGCCGACGCGCTCGTCGAGGTTGATCCGATCGGAGTGGTTGTGCATGCACTCGATGGTTTCGCCGCCGTCGAGCTCGACGCGGTAGAGGACGGTCGGACCGAGGTATCGTCGGTAGACGACGCGGCCGTCGGCCTCGGATTCCTCGGCGGGGTAGGCCGTCACGTCGTCCGGACGCACGAGCAGGTCGACGGCGGTGCCGTCGTACTGGTGGGCGAGCCCGTTGACGTCGCCGCGGAGCACGCGCCCGAGCGCGGTGTCGACGTGGTCGCCGCGGACGTCGCCGGAGAGGAAACTGGCGTGACCGAGGAAGCCGGCGACGAACCGGGATTCCGGTTGCTGGAACACCTGCTGTGGGGTATCGATCTGTTCAATGTCTCCGTCGCTCATCACGGCGACTCGATCGGAGATCGACAGCGCTTCCTCCTGATCGTGTGTGACGGAGACGGCGGTGACGCCGGTCTCCTTGATGATCCGCCGGACCTCCTCGCGCATCTCGACCCGCAGATCGACGTCCAGATTTGAGAACGGCTCGTCGAGCAACAGCATCTCCGGTTCGGGGGCCAGCGACCGCGCGAGGGCGATCCGCTGTTGTTGTCCACCCGAGAGTTCGTCTGGATAGTCCTCGCCGTGATCCGCGAGGCCGACCAGCTCGAGGAGGTCGTCGACGTGGTCGTCGCGGTCTGCCTCGTTCCAGTCTTGCAGCCCGAAGGCGATGTTCTCGCGGGCAGTCAGGTGGGGAAAGAGCGCGAAGTCCTGGAAGACGACACCGACGCCCCGCTCCTCGGGCGGTACGAAGCGACCCTCACCGGCGACGGTCTCGTCCTGGAGCCGGACTCGTCCGGTATCGGGTTTCTCCAGCCCGGCGATCAGCCGGAGCGTCGTGGTCTTGCCACAGCCCGACGGACCGAGTAGCGTCAGAATCTCGCCGTCGCGGACGGACAGTGACAGGTCGCCGATGACGTCTTCGCTGCCGAAGCCCTTCGCGATTCCGTCGAGTTCGAGAACGGGGTCTCCAGTCGCCGGTTCTCGATCCCTTCCTTCGGCCGTCGTCGTGAGTAGTTGTTCGCTCGCCATGAATCGACTCCGGCGTCTGCCGCCGTCTATTCCCTTTAGGCGTGCCTAAAACACTTATAATTGCCGATCCGGTCCCAACCGCCGGGAGCGAAGCGGGAACTCGTCGGGGATGAGCAAACCCTCCGGTTTGCGATGTTCGACGAATCCACGACTGAACGAGCGAAGCGAGGTGAAGGAGTGGACTCGTCGGGAGCTACAGTTCGACGCCGCTCGGAATCAGACTGTGCTGACGGAGGAGACTGCCCTCCTCGTCGTAGACGAGAAAGGTCCCTTTGTCGTAAGTGACGAACGAGTCGCCATCGAGTGTGAGTGCCACCTCGTACCGGCCCTCGTCGTCGCCGGCGTCCTCCCCGTAGCCTCGAGCCGCTCGGATGAACTGGAGGACGTCCTCGGCGTCCTCGTTGAGTTCGAGGATGAACTCGCCGGTGACGCGGTTGGTCACGCTCACTACTCCCGTGGTATCGTTCCCGAGCGGCCCCTGGAGACGAAGGGCGACGTCCGTTTCGCTCGCGTCGAGAACGTTCCCGTCGGGACCAGTCAGGCGCTCGCGGAGCAGCGTCGCTGGGCCGGTGAAATCGATCGATACAGCGGGTTTCTGGGGTTCGCCGCCGGTTTCGACCCAGTCGATATTGGTAACGTCTAACGTGAAGTGCTCGCGCCTCATTCCGTACGTCGTCCTTCGGACTCCCGCAGTATGAACGTAACGCACGACGGATACCGCCCGAGAGGGACGTCATCGAACCAGACGACCGCGCCCGGTCGCCGATCGGGGCGTCGGTCGGCCATCCCATTTATGCCGATTGCGTCCGGAGGTGTCACGAAACCTGTACGCAATGGACCCACCACCATCCACCGAGTCGGACGCGGATCGAGACGGTACCCTCGGACGCGATAGCGGAGCCGACGGGTCCGCTCGAGACGAGGCGGCCCCCGCAGCCGACACCGAGTCGACACCGGCCTCCGACGGCGATCCGACGGCGGCCGTCGACACCGAGTCGAATTCGGCCGCGTCCGGTGGTCCACAGGGCGAGTCGACGATCGACGCCGTTCGACGCGCCGTTCGACGTGTCGTCGAAACGGTCCGCGGCTCGACCGTCGATATCGACGACTACGATCCGGACGCTCACGGGCCGCTGGTCACGTTCGACGGCCCGGACGGTCTCGAGGAAGTCGACCGCTACTGGGTCGACGCCCCGTTTTCGTTCGTTTCGATCGGCTACGATCACGACGCCAACGAACACCGGTATCACACCGTCGAACCGACGCTCAGCGAGGACGAGACGGTCCTGCTCGAGGCGCTGTTCGAAGACGTTCGCGATCCCCTGCTGTACCGCGAGGACGAGGGTGGCGACATCGAGACGCTGCTCCGAGAGACGATCCGCGATGCCCTCGAGCGATACGGGGCCGAGCTCGAGACGGCGACGTTCTACCGCCTATTCTATTACATCTACCGGGATTTCCGGGGATACGGGCCGCTCGATCCGATCATGCGCGATCCGCACGTCGAGGACGTCTCCTGTGACGGCTACGATCTGCCGATCTTCGTCTACCACGACGAGTACACCGACATCGAGACGTCGGTGTCCTTCGGGAAGACCGATCTCGACCGGTTCGTCGTTCGGCTGGCCCAGCACTCCGGCCGGCACATCTCCATCGGCGATCCGATGGTCGAGACGACGTTGCCCGACGGCTCGCGTGCCGAACTCGCGCTGGGAGAAGAGGTGACGCCCCGGGGATCGGCCTTCACGATCCGAAAGTACGCAGAGGATCCGTTTACGCCGATCGATCTGCTCGAGTACGGCACGTTCAACGTCGAGCAGTTGGCGTACCTCTGGCTCGCGATCGAGCACAACAAGAGCCTGCTCTTCGCGGGCGGCACTGCGTCGGGGAAGACCACGAGCATGAACGCCATCTCGATGTTCATTCCGCCGCGGTCGAAGGTGGTCACGATCGAGGATACCCGCGAGCTCCAGCTCTCCCACGACAACTGGCTCTCGTCGATCACGCGCGAGCGCCTCCACGAGGGCACGGACGTGACGATGTACGACCTGCTTCGCTCCGCGCTTCGCCACCGACCGGAGTACATCGTCGTCGGGGAGGTCCGCGGCGAGGAGGCGATGACCCTCTTCCAGGCGATGAACACCGGTCACACCACTTACTCGACGATGCACGCGGATTCGGTGCAGACGGCGATCAACCGGCTCGAGAACGAGCCGATCAACGTGCCCCGGTCGATGGTACAGAGCCTCGATATCCTCTCGATTCAGACGCTGACCCGGTCGGGTGACCAGCGCGTGCGCCGGAACAAGGTCCTCGCCGAGATCGAGGGCGTCGACCAGCGGACCGGCGAACTCGATTACTCGACCGCCTACACCTGGGACGGCGAGACCGACAGCTTCCGGAGTTCGGGCAGTCAGGTTCTCACCGAAATCCGCGACGAACGAGGCTGGAGCCAGAAGGAACTGCTGACCGAAGTCGAGAACCGCGAACGATTCCTCGAGTACCTCCGTGCGAACGGGATCGACGACTACCAGCGATTCACCGCGATGGTCAACGAGTACTACAGCGATCCGGATCGCGTCCTCGAGACGATCGCGGACGACGAGACCGGGACCAAAGTCGATCGCGAACGCGGAGAGACGGTCGAACGCGAGCACGAAGGGACGGTCGAACGCGGGCACGGGGCGACGACCGAACTCGAGACCGGAGACGACGCACCTCGAGAGCGATGAGGCTCGTAACCGTCGTTCCGCTGCTCGGTGCGGCGCTGCTCTGTGTCCCCCTCGTCCTCGCGAGATACTCGACTCGGCTCGAGCGCGTCCTGTACCGGGTGTCGATCCGAGCCTTCGGTAGCTACGTCGACGCGCTCCGGGACGAGTGGTCCGGGAAGAAGGCGACGTTGCGGGCCGCACACGCCCCGACGACGGTACGGGAATACGGATCGGTGACGTTGCTCTACACCGTTCTCGCCGTCCTCGTCGGGGCAGTGTTCGGACTCTACGCCATCTGGGGGCTCCTGGAACTGCTCTCGGTCGACCCCGAGACGATGCGAGAGGCGCTGCCAGGGTTCCTCGAGTTCATCGCCGGGATCGGGGGCGTGCCGACGCTGTCGCTCGGCGAACTCGTCGTCCTGTTGCTCGGTTCCTCGCTCACGGTAGGAGCCGTGGCCGGCGGTGGGACCTACTGGCTTCGATGGTGGTACCCGAGCTACGTCGCCGACGGCCGAGCCCGCCGAATCGAGGCGGGGTTGCCGGCGACGGTCGCGTTCGTCTACGCGCTCTCGAAGAGCGGCATGGCGTTCCCGACGGTCGTCAGGATCGTCGCCGCGCAGGAGGACACCTACGGCGAGGCCGCCGCGGAGTTCTCCGTCGCGGTCCGTCAGATGGACACCTTCGGGACCGACGTCATCACTGCCCTCCAGACGATGGGGCGTCGCTCGCCGAGCCCGCAGTTCCGCGAGTTCACCGAGAACCTGGTCAGCGTCCTCCAGAGCGGACAGGGGCTCTCCGAGTTCCTCGAGCGCCAGTACCAGGATTACCGCGAGGAAGCCGAGTCCCAACAGCAGAGCATCCTCGACCTGCTCGCGACGCTGGCCGAAGCCTACGTCACGGTGCTGGTCGCGGGCCCGCTCTTTCTCATCACCATCCTCGTCGTGATCGGCATCGCGGCCGGCGACACGTTCGGGCAGTTACAGGTCATCGTCTACGTGCTCTTGCCCGTCGCGAACGTCGGGTTCATGGTGTACCTGAGCATGGTGACGGACAAGCTCGACCCCAGTAACGGGGTCGACGGGGAACCGGACGCGATCGACCCGCCCGCCGCGGATCGACCGGACCGAACCGCGGCCGCCGCCAGCAACGGACCGGGACCGCGCCCGCATCCGAACGTCGAACGGGTCCGGTACTTCCGTCGGCTGCAGGGCGTCCGCGAGCGCTTCGGCCACCCCATTCGGACGCTCGTCGAGCGCCCGTCGCTCACGCTCGTCGTAACCCTCCCGATCGTCCTCGCGGCGATCGCGGGTCGGGTTCCCGCCGCGCTCGAGGGGGGATTCGACGTCACTGCCGTCGACGACACCGTCGCCGTCGGTGCGTTCGGAGCGTTCTCCGTTTTCGCGATTGCGTACGAACTCCATCGGCGGCGGCTCGAGGCGATCGAGGCCGCCGTGCCGGACCTGCTCGATCGCCTCGCCAGCGTCAACGAGGCCGGACTGTCGATCGTCTCGGCGGTCGATCGGGTTCGGGATTCGGATCTCGGCCCGCTCAGCGCCGAGCTCGACCGCGTCTGGGCCGACGTCCAGTGGGGTGCGGATCTCCAGACCGCACTTCGGCGGTTGGGGGCACGCGTGGGGACTCGATCGATCGCCCGCGTGGTCACGCTCCTCACCGAGTCGATGAACGCGAGCGGGAATCTCGCGACCACGCTCCGGATCGCCGCGCGACAGGCGGCGGCCGACCGCCGGCTCGAGCGCGAGCGCAGACAGGCGATGCTCGAGTACATGGTCGTCGTCTACGTCTCGTTTCTGGTCTTCCTCTTCATTATCGGTGTGCTCGCGGGCTACCTGCTTCCGAACCTTCCGACCGGCGGGGCGGAACTGGCAGCCGGCTCCGGCGTCGACGAACTGGGCGGACTCTCCGCCGCGGATGCCGACGCCTACGCGACGCTTTTCTATCACGCGACGCTCGTGCAGGGCTCGCTCTCGGGACTGATCGCCGGCCAGCTGAGCACCGGCGACATCAGAGCGGGCGCGAAACACGCCGCCGTCATGATCGGACTCTCCGTGCTCCTCTTCGCGCTCCTCGTGTGAGCGGGGGCCGCACGTGCACCGGATTCGCCCCGCTCCCGATGTAGAAACCCTTTTGTCCGCGACGAGAGAATCCCCGGTGGGAAGCGCACGGCCGCAAATCCGACTGTGTCACCCGCTCTTCAGGGTGGCTTGGGATTGCGGAAGTGCACGGCGAGAGCCACCACTGTCGTACGACAGTGTCCACGCGCGGTCAGTGCGATTCCTATCCTCAACAATGGCACGAATGCACACCCGCCGTCGCGGCTCGTCCGGTTCGGACAAGCCGTCGGCAGACGAACCGCCGGAGTGGAGCGACGTCGACCCAGCAGACATCGAAGACCGGGTCGTCGAACTAGCCGAGCAGGGCCACGATCCCAGCCAGATCGGGATGAAGCTGCGTGACGAAGGCGTCACCGGTACGCCCGTTCCCGACGTCAAGCTGGCGACCGGGAAGAAGATCACCGAGATCCTCGAGGAGAACGACGCGCGAGCGGACATCCCCGAGGATCTCTGGAACCTGATGGAGCGCGCCGTGCGCCTGCGCGAGCACGTCCAGCGGAACCAGCAGGACTACCAGAACAAGCGCGCCCTGCAGAACACCGAAGCGAAGGTTCGCCGCCTGGTCAAATACTACCGCGGCGACGAGCTCGAGCCGGACTTCACGTACACGCCCGAGTTCGCGAAGGAACTCATCGAAGACGCGGAGTAACGTCACATGTCCACCGAGGGTCGATCCGCCGAGCCGGTGTCCGCCACGAGCGCGCTCGAGAGCGCCGGCTTCGTCCGCCTCGTCGCCCGCGCCGACGGCGACGGGCTCGCCGCGAGCGGCCTCATCGCGAGCGCCCTCGCAGAGCGGGAGACGCCGTTTCAGGTGACTATCGGTCGGACGATCGCGGAGCGATCCGCACGCGTCGACCCACCGACGAACGAGGACGACCGGACGATCGTCGTCGGGGCGGCCGACGCGGCCGCCGATACCGACGACGTGATTCGGCTCGCAGCGACCGACCGACCCGCCACGCTCGAGGCCGTCGATCTCGTCCGCGAGATCGGCGGGACGCCGGATCCGGTGCTCGCACTGGCCGGCGTCGTCGCCGGCGGCAGCGAACCCGGTGCGGGCGAGAGCGAGTGGCTCCTCGAGACCGCGATCGAACGCGAACTCCTCGAGCAGCGACCGGGCGTCGCGGTACCGACTTCGGATCCGATCGACGGCGTCGCGCACTCGACGCGCCTGCGCGCGCCATGGTCTGGCGATATCGACGCGACTCGCGAGACGCTTTCGGACGCCGTCGACGGCAATTCCGACGCGCTTGACACGGAAGACCATCGAGCGATCGGCTCGCTCGTCGCGCTCGACGCCGTCGGTGCCGACGAGGCGACCGACGCCACGGCGGAGTCGATCGGCCGGCTCCTTCGACCCTACGCCACACCCGACCACGCCTTCGCGACGCTCGGCGGCTTCGCCGACGTACTCGAGGCGCTGGCACGGACCGAACCCGGCACCGGCACGGCACTCGCGATGGGACACGATGTCCGCGAGGCCGCACTCGACGTCTGGCGCGAACACGGCCGCCGCGCTCACGAGTCGCTCTCGAGTGCGTCGACCGGTCGCTACGACGGATTGTTCGTCGTCGACGTCGACGACGGTCCCGTCGAAACGATCGCGACGATCGTGGCGGCCTCCCGGTCGCCGGAGCCAGTCGTCCTCGTCGTCGGACACGGCGAGGCGGCGCTCGCGACGCGCGAGGCCGACTCCCTCGGCACGACCGTCGAGGGCGTCGCTCGCGAAGTCGCCGGTGCGGCGCCTGAGACGGAACCGGTTTCCGAAGACGGCTCCGAGATCGGCGTCGAGTACGACGTCGGCCACCGGCGTGGCTACCTGCGATACGACCCGGACGTGGACGATTCGACCATCATCGCGGCAGTGAGGGAGTTCCGATGAGCCGGCGAGCGACGATTCGGACGGCACACGACGACGCGGCCCTCATCGCGCGGGCACTCAGCCCGGACAATACCGACGAGATGACGACCACCGTCGAACGCGACACCGCTGCAGACGCGGCGGGCGACGAGCGCGCCGGGACGATCGTCACGCGGATCGACCGCGAGACGACGAGCGGCCTGCAGTCGACGGTCGACGACTACGTCGTCAACCTCGAGGTCGCGATCGACGTCGCGTCGCAGGCACGAACCGAACAGCGCGATCAACCGACGGACACGGGACCTGTGTCCGATCACGATACCAACACAACACACAATGAGTGAACGATCAGTTTCACGTGCGAAACAGGAAAAGCGGTGGTACACCGTCCTGGCACCCGAGCAGTTCG
This portion of the Natrinema salinisoli genome encodes:
- a CDS encoding DUF998 domain-containing protein, with translation MANQKRIATYRGTANQKRIATYCGIAAALVSLGAILLATLVAPPETFTWQGKALSDMGRYGAPTFPIFNGGLILSGLLGFPFIWLTWIMSRNALERLGVALLALAVVGMIGVGVFFLDHTAVYLETSLHGVAALAVFGIAPFASWVYGTGAALAGDSRLAIASFWFGNVHPLAWLGWIFSVGGTATSSAWFAVPEFVVSVAFSGWIVSLAFTIRQRDDGELDAPNR
- a CDS encoding ABC transporter ATP-binding protein — its product is MASEQLLTTTAEGRDREPATGDPVLELDGIAKGFGSEDVIGDLSLSVRDGEILTLLGPSGCGKTTTLRLIAGLEKPDTGRVRLQDETVAGEGRFVPPEERGVGVVFQDFALFPHLTARENIAFGLQDWNEADRDDHVDDLLELVGLADHGEDYPDELSGGQQQRIALARSLAPEPEMLLLDEPFSNLDVDLRVEMREEVRRIIKETGVTAVSVTHDQEEALSISDRVAVMSDGDIEQIDTPQQVFQQPESRFVAGFLGHASFLSGDVRGDHVDTALGRVLRGDVNGLAHQYDGTAVDLLVRPDDVTAYPAEESEADGRVVYRRYLGPTVLYRVELDGGETIECMHNHSDRINLDERVGVRVTADHDLAWFPADHREELDEDADATAAGAD
- a CDS encoding DUF5793 family protein, with the translated sequence MRREHFTLDVTNIDWVETGGEPQKPAVSIDFTGPATLLRERLTGPDGNVLDASETDVALRLQGPLGNDTTGVVSVTNRVTGEFILELNEDAEDVLQFIRAARGYGEDAGDDEGRYEVALTLDGDSFVTYDKGTFLVYDEEGSLLRQHSLIPSGVEL
- a CDS encoding type II/IV secretion system ATPase subunit → MDPPPSTESDADRDGTLGRDSGADGSARDEAAPAADTESTPASDGDPTAAVDTESNSAASGGPQGESTIDAVRRAVRRVVETVRGSTVDIDDYDPDAHGPLVTFDGPDGLEEVDRYWVDAPFSFVSIGYDHDANEHRYHTVEPTLSEDETVLLEALFEDVRDPLLYREDEGGDIETLLRETIRDALERYGAELETATFYRLFYYIYRDFRGYGPLDPIMRDPHVEDVSCDGYDLPIFVYHDEYTDIETSVSFGKTDLDRFVVRLAQHSGRHISIGDPMVETTLPDGSRAELALGEEVTPRGSAFTIRKYAEDPFTPIDLLEYGTFNVEQLAYLWLAIEHNKSLLFAGGTASGKTTSMNAISMFIPPRSKVVTIEDTRELQLSHDNWLSSITRERLHEGTDVTMYDLLRSALRHRPEYIVVGEVRGEEAMTLFQAMNTGHTTYSTMHADSVQTAINRLENEPINVPRSMVQSLDILSIQTLTRSGDQRVRRNKVLAEIEGVDQRTGELDYSTAYTWDGETDSFRSSGSQVLTEIRDERGWSQKELLTEVENRERFLEYLRANGIDDYQRFTAMVNEYYSDPDRVLETIADDETGTKVDRERGETVEREHEGTVERGHGATTELETGDDAPRER
- a CDS encoding type II secretion system F family protein, producing the protein MRLVTVVPLLGAALLCVPLVLARYSTRLERVLYRVSIRAFGSYVDALRDEWSGKKATLRAAHAPTTVREYGSVTLLYTVLAVLVGAVFGLYAIWGLLELLSVDPETMREALPGFLEFIAGIGGVPTLSLGELVVLLLGSSLTVGAVAGGGTYWLRWWYPSYVADGRARRIEAGLPATVAFVYALSKSGMAFPTVVRIVAAQEDTYGEAAAEFSVAVRQMDTFGTDVITALQTMGRRSPSPQFREFTENLVSVLQSGQGLSEFLERQYQDYREEAESQQQSILDLLATLAEAYVTVLVAGPLFLITILVVIGIAAGDTFGQLQVIVYVLLPVANVGFMVYLSMVTDKLDPSNGVDGEPDAIDPPAADRPDRTAAAASNGPGPRPHPNVERVRYFRRLQGVRERFGHPIRTLVERPSLTLVVTLPIVLAAIAGRVPAALEGGFDVTAVDDTVAVGAFGAFSVFAIAYELHRRRLEAIEAAVPDLLDRLASVNEAGLSIVSAVDRVRDSDLGPLSAELDRVWADVQWGADLQTALRRLGARVGTRSIARVVTLLTESMNASGNLATTLRIAARQAAADRRLERERRQAMLEYMVVVYVSFLVFLFIIGVLAGYLLPNLPTGGAELAAGSGVDELGGLSAADADAYATLFYHATLVQGSLSGLIAGQLSTGDIRAGAKHAAVMIGLSVLLFALLV
- a CDS encoding 30S ribosomal protein S15, whose product is MARMHTRRRGSSGSDKPSADEPPEWSDVDPADIEDRVVELAEQGHDPSQIGMKLRDEGVTGTPVPDVKLATGKKITEILEENDARADIPEDLWNLMERAVRLREHVQRNQQDYQNKRALQNTEAKVRRLVKYYRGDELEPDFTYTPEFAKELIEDAE
- a CDS encoding exonuclease; protein product: MSTEGRSAEPVSATSALESAGFVRLVARADGDGLAASGLIASALAERETPFQVTIGRTIAERSARVDPPTNEDDRTIVVGAADAAADTDDVIRLAATDRPATLEAVDLVREIGGTPDPVLALAGVVAGGSEPGAGESEWLLETAIERELLEQRPGVAVPTSDPIDGVAHSTRLRAPWSGDIDATRETLSDAVDGNSDALDTEDHRAIGSLVALDAVGADEATDATAESIGRLLRPYATPDHAFATLGGFADVLEALARTEPGTGTALAMGHDVREAALDVWREHGRRAHESLSSASTGRYDGLFVVDVDDGPVETIATIVAASRSPEPVVLVVGHGEAALATREADSLGTTVEGVAREVAGAAPETEPVSEDGSEIGVEYDVGHRRGYLRYDPDVDDSTIIAAVREFR
- a CDS encoding KEOPS complex subunit Pcc1; its protein translation is MSRRATIRTAHDDAALIARALSPDNTDEMTTTVERDTAADAAGDERAGTIVTRIDRETTSGLQSTVDDYVVNLEVAIDVASQARTEQRDQPTDTGPVSDHDTNTTHNE